In one Leptospiraceae bacterium genomic region, the following are encoded:
- a CDS encoding ABC transporter permease — MIEVHHLSKSYKPGTEEIKVLNDVSLSIEEGEFVAIMGASGSGKSTLLQILGLLDIPNPGGKYKLFGENVAGFSDAKLAELRAKSIGFVFQQFHLLSRTIAVENVSLPSIYSGLENAGERARSLLALVGLEDRIEHRPNELSGGQQQRVAIARALINSPKIIFADEPTGNLDSKSKKDIMELLVKLNQSGITIVMVTHEQEIAEYCSRMISFSDGKVLEDKKNTIKQTNNKLPKGTTDILNYKKPGIFKTIRLHLYYAIKTFLANKIRTTLSTIGILIGVSALIVVMALGEGAKKSIEKRLLSLGSNLLILKSGAKKQAGVSMEAGLVTRLSYEDGLAIQTSIPEVARLSSTVSGRAQAVFQNKNWNTNIIGVEAKYAAMRSLNVLEGRFINEAEDKDRKRLAVLGHRVNQELFGTGYAVGKYIKVNRTHFKIIGVLPEVGGSNWKDPDDVILVPLQTAMHRLFKKDLVDRIEIEIRKTEEIKQAEEKILSLMYKRHRLSENSGKMFEVKNMSDIQEALSESSKTMSMLLFGVATISLLVGGIGIMNIMLVSVKERTREIGLRKALGAKKEDILLQFLIESVLISLFGGFAGIILGRLISYFLTFWAKWTTSVSPEAIFFAFLFSSITGILFGIWPARIASNLDPITALRYE; from the coding sequence ATTATCGAAGTTCATCACTTAAGTAAATCCTATAAACCCGGAACCGAAGAAATTAAAGTTCTAAATGATGTAAGCCTGAGTATTGAAGAAGGAGAATTTGTAGCTATTATGGGTGCTTCCGGTTCCGGTAAATCTACCCTGTTACAAATTTTAGGTTTATTAGATATACCGAACCCCGGAGGAAAATATAAACTATTCGGTGAAAATGTAGCCGGATTTAGTGATGCGAAGTTGGCCGAATTAAGAGCGAAAAGCATAGGTTTTGTTTTCCAGCAGTTTCATCTCCTATCCCGCACGATAGCCGTAGAAAATGTTTCCCTTCCCTCGATTTATTCCGGTCTGGAAAATGCAGGAGAAAGAGCCAGATCCTTATTGGCTCTTGTTGGATTAGAGGACAGGATTGAACACAGACCCAATGAGCTTTCCGGAGGACAACAGCAGAGAGTAGCCATAGCCAGAGCTTTAATTAATTCACCTAAAATCATCTTTGCCGATGAGCCAACCGGTAATCTTGATTCCAAAAGTAAGAAAGATATTATGGAACTTTTAGTTAAACTCAATCAAAGTGGCATTACCATTGTAATGGTGACCCACGAGCAGGAAATAGCCGAATACTGCTCTCGAATGATTTCTTTCAGTGATGGAAAGGTTTTAGAAGATAAGAAAAACACAATAAAGCAAACAAATAATAAACTTCCGAAAGGCACAACTGATATCCTCAACTATAAAAAGCCGGGCATATTCAAAACGATTCGCCTTCACCTTTATTATGCAATAAAAACTTTTCTGGCAAATAAAATTCGGACTACCCTATCTACAATAGGAATCCTTATCGGGGTCTCTGCCCTTATTGTTGTTATGGCACTCGGAGAAGGTGCCAAGAAAAGTATAGAAAAACGCTTATTGTCCCTTGGTTCCAATTTGCTCATATTAAAATCAGGAGCCAAAAAGCAGGCAGGAGTTTCTATGGAAGCGGGACTTGTCACCCGACTCAGCTATGAAGATGGGCTGGCCATTCAAACCTCGATTCCGGAAGTCGCAAGGCTCAGTAGCACCGTAAGCGGTAGAGCCCAGGCCGTGTTTCAAAATAAAAACTGGAATACAAATATCATCGGTGTAGAAGCCAAATATGCAGCGATGAGAAGTCTGAATGTGCTTGAAGGTAGATTTATAAACGAAGCAGAAGACAAAGACAGGAAAAGGCTTGCTGTTCTCGGTCACAGGGTAAATCAAGAACTATTCGGTACAGGTTATGCAGTAGGAAAATATATCAAGGTAAACAGAACCCATTTCAAAATAATCGGAGTACTTCCGGAGGTAGGAGGGAGTAACTGGAAAGACCCGGATGATGTTATCCTCGTTCCTCTCCAAACCGCCATGCACAGGTTATTCAAAAAGGATCTGGTGGATAGGATTGAGATAGAAATCCGAAAAACCGAAGAAATAAAACAGGCAGAGGAGAAAATTCTTTCTCTCATGTACAAGCGTCATCGTTTGAGTGAAAATTCGGGAAAAATGTTTGAGGTTAAGAATATGTCAGACATACAGGAAGCTCTTTCCGAATCCAGTAAAACTATGTCTATGTTACTTTTCGGAGTAGCTACCATATCTCTTCTGGTTGGAGGGATCGGTATTATGAACATCATGCTGGTATCGGTCAAGGAACGAACACGAGAAATCGGACTTCGTAAAGCTCTCGGTGCAAAGAAAGAAGATATTCTTTTACAATTTCTAATTGAGTCTGTCTTAATCAGTTTATTCGGTGGGTTTGCAGGAATTATTTTGGGAAGACTAATTAGTTATTTCTTAACCTTCTGGGCCAAGTGGACAACATCCGTTTCCCCGGAAGCTATCTTTTTCGCTTTTCTGTTTTCCAGTATTACCGGTATTCTATTCGGAATCTGGCCTGCAAGAATAGCTTCTAACCTCGATCCAATTACAGCTCTCC
- a CDS encoding efflux RND transporter periplasmic adaptor subunit, producing MKKKFIIPALIILVLLSLFFLPGKKKEKQVKTFKLSYSSLKVNTRASGLVSPTNRLEIKPPVAGRIEKVLIEEGKFVNKGSILAWMSSTERAALLDAARARGKGEMKEWEDMYRPTPVIAPLKGMIIANNIKSGQMVTQQDVLLVLSDALIIKAKVDETDIARIKNGQKASITIDSFPEEKISSRVKHIAFEAVTENSVTTYEVLIEPEQRPDFLRSGMSATVDFVLLEREKTLMVPENAVYENKKGEKFVLKLNPSSKSKKKMDKVFVKTGYAHESSVEIIEGLQEGDEIVIKEKKKSKKDKEKNPFVPSFFKKRR from the coding sequence ATGAAGAAAAAATTCATAATACCTGCCCTTATAATCCTTGTTCTTTTATCTCTCTTTTTTTTACCCGGTAAGAAAAAAGAAAAACAGGTAAAAACTTTTAAGCTAAGTTATTCCTCTTTAAAAGTTAACACCCGCGCTTCCGGCCTGGTCAGTCCAACCAATCGTTTGGAGATAAAACCTCCGGTAGCCGGCAGGATTGAGAAAGTTCTTATCGAAGAAGGAAAATTTGTGAATAAAGGTTCTATCCTTGCCTGGATGAGTTCTACCGAAAGAGCCGCTTTATTAGATGCTGCGAGAGCAAGGGGAAAAGGAGAAATGAAAGAGTGGGAAGACATGTACAGACCCACACCCGTCATTGCTCCTCTAAAAGGAATGATTATTGCTAACAATATAAAATCGGGGCAAATGGTTACCCAACAGGATGTTCTTCTTGTATTATCAGATGCTTTAATTATAAAAGCAAAAGTAGATGAAACAGATATTGCCAGGATAAAAAACGGACAAAAGGCCAGTATTACTATCGATTCCTTTCCTGAAGAAAAAATTTCGTCCAGGGTAAAACATATTGCCTTTGAAGCTGTAACAGAAAATTCAGTTACTACATACGAAGTACTTATTGAACCGGAACAAAGACCTGATTTCCTAAGAAGCGGAATGAGCGCTACAGTAGACTTCGTCCTCTTAGAAAGAGAAAAAACCCTGATGGTTCCGGAAAATGCAGTGTATGAAAACAAGAAAGGAGAAAAGTTTGTTCTGAAACTAAATCCTTCTTCTAAAAGCAAGAAAAAGATGGATAAGGTTTTTGTGAAAACCGGCTATGCACATGAATCTTCTGTAGAAATTATAGAAGGCTTGCAGGAAGGGGATGAAATTGTAATCAAAGAAAAGAAAAAGTCCAAGAAAGACAAGGAGAAAAATCCTTTCGTCCCCAGTTTTTTCAAAAAAAGAAGGTAA
- a CDS encoding TolC family protein: MKPLLLFFFTFICLSPPSVNAFETLKLEDCIREASLNNPDLLSAKLDYEKAIFEYKKSYSNFLPEISLFTTYRRQFNQSPFSNTISSTSSTSNSNNTSTTNSNSGSPYSNQYSIGVNANQNLFAGLRDKNQLKSLDLNVKVSVQTLRDKKLQISYELANAFIETLYSQLLINLLEEIQKRRLLNKKLVQLYYEGGKEHRGNYELSEAGLKLAEYELELAKRNLIINLADLSRVLGKKPGGTFKLQGELIPKSELNIPDYEILASSHPIILSEVYKMRMARLAVDTAESQFYPELNLSLSASQRDTDWFPKKKSMYYSLSFEYPLFRGGKDYYNVRINQTLYRQSIQSYRSKKNQLLFDLEKSYQSFLVLSEKIKVLEKYLEASSLRAKIARVQYSNGLLRFENWDIIESDVIQRQKNLLTGQKEASLAEYIWKKNKGESLIP, from the coding sequence ATGAAACCTCTTTTACTTTTCTTTTTTACTTTTATTTGCTTATCTCCTCCTTCTGTGAATGCTTTCGAAACCCTGAAATTAGAAGACTGCATTCGGGAGGCCTCCTTAAACAATCCGGATCTTTTATCTGCAAAGCTTGACTATGAAAAAGCTATCTTTGAATACAAGAAATCTTACTCAAACTTCCTGCCCGAAATCAGTCTTTTTACAACTTATCGCAGGCAATTCAATCAAAGTCCTTTCTCCAATACTATAAGCTCAACTTCCTCTACCTCTAACAGCAACAATACAAGCACAACAAACAGTAACTCCGGTTCTCCCTATTCCAACCAGTATAGTATCGGTGTAAATGCAAATCAGAATCTTTTTGCCGGACTTCGAGATAAAAATCAGCTAAAAAGTCTGGATTTGAATGTTAAAGTTTCGGTTCAGACCCTGAGGGATAAAAAACTACAAATCTCTTATGAACTGGCCAATGCTTTTATTGAAACATTATATTCACAATTACTAATTAATCTATTAGAAGAGATTCAAAAGCGCAGGTTACTCAATAAAAAACTGGTGCAACTTTATTACGAAGGCGGCAAGGAACACAGGGGAAACTATGAATTAAGTGAGGCCGGTTTAAAGTTGGCTGAGTATGAGTTAGAACTTGCAAAAAGAAATCTCATTATTAACCTGGCAGATCTCTCCCGTGTTCTCGGAAAAAAGCCAGGCGGGACTTTCAAACTTCAGGGAGAATTAATACCCAAATCTGAGTTGAACATACCCGATTACGAAATACTGGCGTCCTCTCATCCCATAATCTTATCCGAAGTATATAAAATGCGAATGGCCAGGCTTGCTGTAGATACAGCGGAAAGTCAATTTTACCCGGAATTAAACCTGAGCCTCAGTGCTTCCCAGAGAGATACCGACTGGTTTCCCAAAAAGAAATCCATGTATTATTCTTTAAGCTTTGAATATCCTCTCTTCCGTGGAGGAAAAGATTATTATAATGTTCGAATAAATCAAACTTTATATCGACAATCTATTCAATCCTATCGTTCTAAGAAAAACCAGCTTCTCTTTGATCTTGAAAAGTCTTATCAAAGTTTTTTAGTTCTCTCTGAGAAAATAAAAGTTTTGGAGAAATATTTAGAAGCTTCTTCTTTGCGAGCCAAGATTGCAAGAGTTCAATATTCTAATGGACTTTTACGCTTTGAAAACTGGGACATTATTGAAAGTGATGTAATCCAAAGACAGAAGAATTTACTTACCGGACAAAAAGAAGCAAGTCTTGCAGAATATATTTGGAAAAAAAATAAAGGAGAAAGCCTTATACCATGA